TTTAGCTGGTACAGACTAGGATTCAACCTGAGGAGATATTGATAATCAGAATGTaatcaatttttcttttttttttgaacaaacctTCATTCTTTAATATAAAAACTTAAACAGTGTTTGAGAGGCAGTGCAGCCTTAGCTAAAGCATCTGCATATGCATCCTCATTGAGTACTCGAGAAATAAAATCAAACGAAACAGCTGTGAAACACGTACGTAGTTGAGTAATATCAAATAATACTCCTTGGGCTTCCACGATCTTCTCTTTAGTGTTGATGGCCATAATAAGGGACTTGGAATCTGACCGAATAGCCAGTTTGCGCAAACCCAAAGACCTCGCTGCCTTCAGGCCAGCTTTAACCGCTAGTGCTTCTGCAACCAAGGCAGAGCTGGCATTGCTGCGGTTTGATGAAAAGTGTTGGAGAGTCCTACCGGTGGTGTCTTTAAAGATGCAACCAAATCCTCCGCCACTGGTGCCAGCATTCCATGCTGCATCTACAAAACACTGATTCTCCATATCACGGTGGCAAGTAGGTGGTGTCTGACTTCCTTTCTTTTGTGGCGTCTGCAGCCGTCCTTTCTCTCTTTGTGCTGTCTGCCAGATCCTTGCTTGTTTCAAAGCTAGAGTCACTAACTCCTGCTCAAACACAAGTCTGTTTCGAGCTATCCAAAGATACCAAAGAATCCATGGGTATAGAACTGCTTCATTGAGACCTGATGGTGGCAGATTAACCATTCGTCGACAAGCTTGCAATAGATTCTCTGGAGAATTGATGGTTGTTGGGTCTGGTTTATAAAGAGCAGGAACTAAGTCCCAAACACGACTCGCAAACGGGCATTGCAGTAGCACATGCCGTTCTGTTTCCATAAGGCCACATCTCTTGCATCTTCCTTCAATGTAATCAATTTTTCTATATgccaaaataattaatatactgTAATTATGGATTTTGTACACGAGTGATAGATCGTGTGGTGCAGTCAGGATATATAGTGTACATGTGACTTTCACTGAACACTCGTGTGCTTATAAGTTACGTGGATGTGATTAGAGTTGGTAATTTTCTTTTGGCATCtttaaattgatatattttttttttttgataatccaggggttCCCCGCTTCGTGGGTCATTCCCCTGGACCCGGTCAGACAGCAGTCCACTTCATCCGGGAAGGCTTTACCTGGGCTAGATCGAACCCAGTACCGCTTTGGTGTCCAGAAGAGGCAGGGTAGTCTTTAAATTGATATCAATCACCAAAAGTAAATGATAGTTCATTACACACAATCACTACATGCTAAAACAAAGATGGATTGATCAacaaaactaaattaactaaaagaAATTAGGAATTAAGCCGTATCACCCCGGACAACTCCgaaagcttttaaaaaaaaaaaaaacatgaaagagAAAAAACTTCACCTATACGCAAGTCCATCGTGTAGAATTACCAAGTCGATCCATGAATTAACAGAAGAAAACCACTGTCATAAAAGAAACCATACCGGAAGCTAGTACcataacacacacaaaaaaaagaaccatCCTAATTGGTGCTTTTACTATtggcatttttgtaattaatcAACCCGAAAATTAGAAACAAACACCTGAACATTAAAATGAAATGATTTATTATGGTTATTAGCTATCAAGACAAGAATTTTGTCAAAGaaattataggaaaattcgaaatCAAGCATTTTAACCCTATGTTTTATTGTTCACAAGATATTAATTGTCTGGGTAAACAAATAGTTTGGGACTTTGATCAAAGGAATGATTACGGATTGAGAAGCAAAATGGGCCGGTAAAGTCCTCCAACTGGGCTGTTTACAAAGTGACTCAATAAAAAtgtagtttaaataaaattgcaCCAGCCGGACATCGAACCCGGGTCTGTACCGTGGCAGGGTACTATTCTACCACTAGACCACTGGTGCTTCTATGGTTGAAGCTCTACTAACTACCATACTATCGATATGTTATTATCTCACCATAATTACgttctcattttctttttactttctcGTGTTACTGAACATAGCTTTTCTCATCCCAACTCAAGTTTCAGATCAAAATTTTCATCTCTCAAACAACTATTCTTACTCCTTTTAGTTTGGGCAATCTAGTCTTCTTAATGACCCATCTAATTCTGGCAAAAAAAGAGTAGTTGATCAGATGTTTTAGTACTATTGGGAGCTTTGATGGTCTGGGAGTTGTACAGGTTCTCAAGGATAATCATCATTTGGAACTCTGACTTGTATGTACCTGAAGTTGTTATGGAGTTTTATGTCAGCTTACGTACCAGGCAAGTAAGAGACAAACAAGATATTTGTAAGAGGTCATATGTATAAATTCTCTACTACTCTAATGTACGTAATCATAATCTAAAATTATCATGGTTGAATCGGTGTGTTATGCTGGTTCTTTGAATATTTTTCCAACTGTAGAAGGCGTTGTAGACTTTTAGTATCTGAAATGTTGATACACATCAGAAGCTCTGTAAAAAGAAAACGATGAATCTAAACTACGTAACGTTAACGACATCTACACACCTAGAACCGTAAAAATATTGATAGGCAACTCGGTTAAAAACCGATCCAAAGGAATCGAAAACCATAGTGAATCTTCAGGACATGATCAAGAATCTCCAAGGCTATGAACTTATGGATGCTTAGGCGTCGTGCTCTCGGCTCTAGATCAGCTAACTAACTTCAGGAAACGCTGATTATATATAGTTTCTTGAACTCTTTAAGCAATTTCAATCATAGTTTTCATGTGCTGCTTCAAGGATTGCCTTCGGACAGcgacaagaaaataaatttaaaattagaacTGGAGCGACATGTTGTGATTTGTGATAGCGTATAAAACAATGTACGGAACATGGAAGATTTCGtatgagtttaatatatttGCTTCTCAATTTCTCAAATTGTGGGCTGTAATTTCAATATAAACAATTTCGAATTTTCACGTGGATGGTTACGTTTTGTTACTTATAAAATCAGAAGTATACAAAATTCAGCagcaatctaattttttttaaaaaattgatagaaAACTAAAGATTCAAAGATGAACAAAGACATAACTTTGGTCATTGTTTAGCGGCCTCACCATCaccaatgtatatatatttgcattatATGGTTTTAAGTGGATTTATTTTGTTCAAGAAGACGAGTAGTAAACTAGTAATGAAGTGATGTGACTGTTAAAAATTAGCTATATTCCATTTCATAGGTTTACATTAATCTTTTTGAGATGATCTGTAAATCTATATcatatatatctacaaatagATAACAATCTTAATTTACAAAGACTGAGACATCCAAATTATCTACCTACAAAGAGAGAACAATATTTAATGAATTGTATATCTTACATCATAATTTAGCTTCAGTAGGTTTACATTCCAAGTTTGTTACAAAAGCAATAAGTATCAAACATATCTCACAATCTTAAATTACAAACATATCTCATTAACGTTTCTTCACCAGCATGTCCAGGTTTCAATTCCCGGAAAAAACGATTTATTAAACAGTTATACAGACTACGGAGTAAAGGCTTACAAGGGATCTTTAACATGGTCCAAGTAAACCCGACCAGACGTgaatcttcataggacggctctgGTGATGCAGTTAGACGTAGATCCTCATAAATCAAGTTGTATtatcggttgtcgaatcgtctatataatctttctcataattgtaatatcctaataaatcagcgttaaaaaaaaacacaccgagccatccaaatatatattagaatttACTGTTCAGTATATAAACTTGTAAATCATATCATGCAATATTCTGTACATTCTGAATTTAACCCTAATTTGTTTAGACGTAAATTtcaataaacattttaaactaAATCTTGTTTTTCACTATTTCATCGTTTTAACATATAGAAGAAATCGtttaattaattattgtccGAAACAGTTTTTTAGAGAAAGAGTTCACTGGAATATGTTCCATAAATTATTCCGATCTAGAACACTATCTGCCAGAATGTACAGACCAAAAATCCGACACTTAGACAATTGAAAGAATGAATGGCAACTGTCCTACATGTGTGAGTGGTCTGGTGACAAAACAGATAAAGAGAAAAGGATAGTACACAAAAAAGATCACATGGACTCGCACATCAACATTTTATTTCCCAGCTCAATGTCTGCTCTTTACTCTACTTTCTTCTTCCTATCGGCATGGATTATCCGTTCATTATACCATTGGTCTCTTGAACATATTTATAGTACcaagataattaattaaaatggtGAAAGAAAGGAGTGAGATTGATGATATATATGACTAAATATGATCCATATATGTATAACGtgtaagtcatttttatttactCAACTAGGTTATATAGATAATATTGTATGCTACTAACTCATGTAATCATTACTTCAACTACGTAGGCGGTAGGCTTGTAATCTCTCCTACAAAAATCATTAATCGACTGATATGGTttacaaaactatatatatagttttataaagAGAACTATATCAAGCAAACTAAAAAGAGGTCACAAGGACATGTGCTTGCTTGATTCCTCCTCCGAATCTCTTACATTGATTTATTTCTTCCGGTTAATCAAGGGGAAGAAAAACCAGAGGATGAGACAAGCCTCTCGTTTCAAGACAGCTGTTAATAGCTGTCTGATCTCAATCTTCCTCCCATGTGACCCTACTACAAGATAATAAAAACACTTTGATATATCACTTCCTCAtcttttcacatttatatatctCATTCATTCACCCTATCTATATATCTCCttaatataactaccattcgtTAAACATAGCCATTTTGGTTACTCATTTCCGTTTTCTCAATTCTTCCTCtcctccctttttttttttatgtttcctaTATATGGTTTAGGACGTTGATCTTATTCCACTTTCCATTTGGTTCAAATTTCgttttttctttcctttgttTTCGTTTTAGGTTTTTGTTATTATGTTTTGGGTTTTAACGTTAGTTTCTTGTAATTAATTAAGGTCTTGTCTTCTATTTTTTCTCCATAAATCTTGTAAATTCagatttgtttttcttcttttcaatgGCACAACTCCCTCCTCAAATCCCCAACATGACACCACATTGGCCTGACTTTTCCCAAAAACTCTCTCATTTTTCCACCGCAGCCGCGTCATCCGCCGTACAAAACCCATCATGGGTCGATGAGTTCCTAGACTTCTCAGCGTGTAGCCGCGGCAATCACCGTCGTTCTATAAGCGATTCCATCGCTTTCCTCGAAGCTCCAATCGTCACAAGCCATATGGAAGAACACAACTTCGATAAGTTCGACGACGAGCAGTTCATGTCCATGTTCACGGAGGACGACGATGACTTACGTAATAATCGTTCCCATAACAACAAGAATGTGGGACCCAGTGGCTGTTCCTTGAACACATCCACGCAGGCCGATCATAAGAGCTTTAACGACGATGAAGAACCGCCGTCCGATCATTATATGAAAGATAATAATAACAACCGTAACGACGAGGTCCGGAGCCAATGCAAGACGGAGCCTGAGGACGGTACGGCGTCGAGTAACAACTCCGGCGATAGCTCCAGCAACAGAATTATTGATCCCAAAAGGGTTAAGAGGTAAAAATTTATTCATAATCATGGTATTATACTGCAAAACCGAAGATCATGCATGCACGTACAAATTTTAACTGAGATTAGGCTCATTATTATTTGAAGTTACTAAACTTAAGCCTCTTATACTTCGccaaagtaagattttctagaaaTTTCAAGTTTAGATTATACTTAATGTTTTACTATttaattactatttatttttcaatgcattttccaataactattcaccaataaaatttaatcaattcaataatgtttctcaaaaatatacataagtaccttaaaaatatagaaaatgactttaaaaatatagaaaatgtatttttgtggaacaagaataaactctaaaaaatcttactttcggaaGCGAAAAGAGTACTACTATTTAATTAAAATccttcaaaattttgtaaaattcatgtttatgaaataaatgaaattaattattcaTTAAAGGTCATTAATCGGTCTAAATTTTAACATGAGAGCTTTAACGGAGAAATCACTTAGCAAATAATTGTATAGTTTTAACATGAGAGTTAGAATGCAAAAAACtatttcgcaaataatagtatagatataattttttttggtaaaaagtatagatataatttacatttatacTTTGAGTATATGTCCTAATATTCcaatgtacaaaattaaataagttaATAATCATTACTGAAAATTGGCATCACCTTTTTCTTTGTGAAAGTGTAAAAATTTAGCATCAACGACCACAACAATAATTATTTCAACTGAATAATCATTTGGAATGGTTCTACAGAATATTAGCAAATCGGCAATCAGCACAGAGATCAAGGGTGAGGAAACTGCAATATATATCAGAGCTCGAACGTAGCGTCACTTCATTGCAGGTACATTAACACTCTTatagctttttaaaaaaataaacaatttgtTATGATTGTAACCTTGCATCTCTtgttaaaaaatgattttaaagtcGGAAGTATCAGTGTTATCGCCAAGAGTCGCGTTCTTGGATCACCAGCGTCTGCTTCTCAACGTCGACAACAGCGCTCTCAAGCAACGAATCGCTGCTTTAGCTCAAGACAAGATTTTCAAAGACGGTAAGTTCCTCTTTTTAATTTCTTACATCGATTAATGTGTATGATAAATGTGTTAGCTTTAATTACATCTATGCAATGAATGTCTTTGTGTGTCTGATAAATATTCTTTATATgcgttttccttttcttttttcgtcgaggttttaatttatatagcACTGTCAATATATAAGCAGGCCCAATCATTTTCGTTCTTTAGAGGGAATTGCTaacaaaacgttttttaaaaataataatgatttgCAGCACATCAAGAATCATTGAAGAGGGAAATAGAGAGACTTCGACAAGTGTATCAACAACAAAGTTTCAAGAAAATGGAGAATGCAAATCATTCACCGGAGACAGGAGTCGACATAAAGCTGTCTATTGAAAAAGAGCAGATGCTCAACATCTAATAACTCGTTATAATCAACAAGATATATACTCATTTTTCTTTGCAAAGTTCTTGACTGTTAAATTACTTTCGGTCAAAAAATTTAGTAGATGATATTATGCTTATCACATATTGTAAGGGGTTAATGGAAGGGAAATAATCAGTTGTTGTTTGTAAAAAGAACtagttgatttatttttaatagtgcAGGGAATTAATGATTTGTGTACTAATTAAGATTCATTCTAGATAGTTATTTTCATCATTTTCTACTCTATattacatttcttttttttagacGTTTACTCTATATTACATTTCTTCTAGCAAAACATAATTAAGCATTGTCTCAGTTTTGATTAGATAGGTTAAACAAGAACTATGTTGAACAATTAAACAAAAGGAGGAACGCGTGTGGACACATCTGAAGGCTAAGGTGCGAGTTCACGTGAAGTGTTCTTGAACTGGACCACTACTACGTTCTCGTTACATGATATGTCTTTCATTTAGATTCGGCTTTTAATTAAGTTTCTTTAAACAATATAGGaccagacaactgacaatgaaataatatcattttaacAGTTATGTTTtcgtttttgaaatttaatggTTCTAAATGATAAGAGAtgctttgaccaaaaaaataaagatatgagATGCTCAACTAGTTAACAAACAAAGGCCCGCCCATAAGCTTGAGAATTTAATTTTAACGAGGAGCACAACCATtgttacttttttgtttttggtgttAGTCAACACGTACCAACTCTGCAGAGAAAAGATTGAAATTTTGTGGATTGGAGTAGTGTTCATAAGATATGGTTTGATCGCTACTACTACAATCGCTGACTAACGTCTACAAACCCTACATAGATTTCAAAAATACTATTCTATTGAGAAACTACTAAAGCTACTAGGTAGCTTTAACTTGAAACACAAGACATGATTCGATTCCCTTGTGCCATGAAAATAATCTTTGAGGAGATACATAACTGTTGATGCCGTTTACAGTTATAGCAACGAAAGAGAACAATGATGCACACTTGTCTGGTTTAGACAAGGTTCAGGAGAAGAAGCCTGTttggaaagagaagaagaaagcaaggAAGGAAGTTTATAAAAATGCAGATGAGTTAccggagaagaatcaagaagtggGTTTTGGTTTTCAGAAGATCATTATTGATATGCGAGGACCACAACCACGGTTCGTGAACATGAGTTTGGAAGATTTAGACCACGACTTGAgtcttaattattattgttgATTTGGCCAAGCATGAGATTCACAAGATTGATAGGGATTTAAGTAACGAGAAAGAATCAGCCTTGAGCTTGCAGCAAGACAAGGAGATGTTTATAAAGGAGGAAGAGAAACAGCAAAAGCAGTTTCACAACTTGGTATATATTGCAGAGAAAATAGACCGAAGTGAGTTGGAGATTGCGTCTAGGAATTTTACATCGGATTCATTAGCCAATAATTAATGTGTTGTTTGCTCACTGGCCTTGCCTCTCTTTTACCAGGATGTTTCAGTGTTGGGACCCTCTTACTGATCCAGCGCCATGGTGTTGAGGCTATTATCTTCCTGGAAAATGCTGCTGGATACCTCCACGGCCTATAGCCAGCCTGTCTCAGAGGTAATCTTAGCTCATCTGAGAAGGTCAGTCATCAATACTTGGGAACCTAGAGACCCTGAGCAAATGCTGAGGTTTATAGAAACATGGGGAGAATTGCTACCTTCACCTATTGTGAAGACGGTTTTGGACACAATAGTTCTGCCAAAACTGTTAACGGCAATTGAATCTTGGGACCAACGTTTAGAAACAGTTCCCATCCATGTTTGGTTCATCCATGGCTGCCACTGCTTGGTCAGAAGCTGGAAGGTGTGTGTATCAGATCATTGATCATTCTGATGAAATTTAGTAATCTTCTTGATGCTTGGCATCCTAGTGATGATTCTTCTGTCCACATTGTTCTTTCCCTTTGGAAGACTCTTTTTGATGCTTCAAGCTGGGAGAAGCTTATGCGTCGTTGCATAGTTCCCAACTCCGGAGAGACGATAATTTAGACCGGTTTGATTGGGTTATGGTAGGGCGGGCAAATAACCTGAAAccgaaaaaccaaaccaaacccgatccgaaaaactaGTACCGAATCCGGtccaaaattgattaaatatccaaaggggttcaaaattttggtatttagagaACAAAAACCGAACCTGACCCGAACCAAAatatttcgggtacccgaatgtatccgaaatagatttatatacctaaatatattaattatttttagatttaatgtatatattaaaaacattcaaaatatataagatactttaagttgtccaaaatatttgaaaacatatataaataatcaacattgaaatttaaaagGCCCGTAAAAGTATAATGCCTCACTTTTCCTAataaataactagattttgattctCATATCTATCcggttaattttattttataaaagatataatttttatattatattttgtgtataatcatttttgataatataatattatgattttaaaataacaaatagaTCATATATAATTG
The window above is part of the Brassica napus cultivar Da-Ae chromosome C3, Da-Ae, whole genome shotgun sequence genome. Proteins encoded here:
- the LOC106388273 gene encoding basic leucine zipper 34, with the translated sequence MAQLPPQIPNMTPHWPDFSQKLSHFSTAAASSAVQNPSWVDEFLDFSACSRGNHRRSISDSIAFLEAPIVTSHMEEHNFDKFDDEQFMSMFTEDDDDLRNNRSHNNKNVGPSGCSLNTSTQADHKSFNDDEEPPSDHYMKDNNNNRNDEVRSQCKTEPEDGTASSNNSGDSSSNRIIDPKRVKRILANRQSAQRSRVRKLQYISELERSVTSLQSEVSVLSPRVAFLDHQRLLLNVDNSALKQRIAALAQDKIFKDAHQESLKREIERLRQVYQQQSFKKMENANHSPETGVDIKLSIEKEQMLNI